A genomic stretch from Bosea sp. F3-2 includes:
- a CDS encoding aldehyde dehydrogenase family protein, translating to MRKYDQTYISGAFRSTVGREEMPLFDPTTEEQSGILVLANAEDARLAVESASRALPGWSASSRTERIDLLNSMADAVEARADELTEATIVEYGGPIAQARWRAGLAATNFRIAANLLKDFPFIRRTNGAEVLAQAAGVALHIVPWNSVYNSISVKMAGALAAGCPVVVKPSEFSPWQVDLFAQCLHAAGVPAGVVNIVVGLGSEVGTALTASPDVRKISFTGSTAVGKTILQGSAKWMQRVTLELGGKAPTIVMDDADLAEAARQALAIGFANNGQACIAGTRILVRRDHLDEFCRAIPDAARTVVQGDPRDPRTTLGPLVNRRQFERVLRYISLGIVEGARPVIGGEGRPPEFDRGYFARPTVFADVTNDMTIAREEVFGPVLCIIAYDDDEDAIRIANDTPYGLHAYILGNDIARARAIAGRLDAGRVAINGMAHEPMAPFGGFKQSGIGREYGIYGIEDHLEFKAVTGGTV from the coding sequence ATGCGCAAGTACGATCAGACTTACATCAGCGGAGCTTTCCGAAGCACCGTGGGCCGCGAGGAAATGCCTCTCTTTGACCCGACGACCGAGGAACAGTCCGGTATTCTGGTCCTGGCCAATGCTGAGGATGCTCGACTTGCCGTCGAAAGCGCGAGCCGTGCATTGCCGGGGTGGTCGGCATCGAGCCGAACAGAGCGCATCGACCTGCTCAACTCTATGGCCGATGCGGTGGAGGCGCGCGCGGACGAGCTGACCGAGGCGACCATCGTCGAATATGGGGGGCCGATTGCGCAGGCCAGGTGGCGTGCCGGTCTCGCCGCCACCAACTTTCGCATCGCGGCGAATCTGCTGAAGGACTTCCCCTTCATCCGTCGCACCAACGGAGCCGAAGTGCTCGCCCAGGCGGCCGGAGTGGCCCTGCACATCGTCCCCTGGAACAGTGTGTACAACTCGATCAGCGTCAAGATGGCCGGCGCGCTGGCCGCGGGTTGCCCAGTCGTGGTCAAACCCAGCGAGTTCAGCCCGTGGCAGGTCGACCTTTTCGCGCAATGCCTGCATGCAGCCGGTGTGCCGGCGGGCGTGGTCAATATCGTAGTGGGGTTGGGCAGCGAGGTCGGCACGGCACTAACCGCAAGTCCCGACGTGCGTAAAATCTCGTTCACGGGCTCGACCGCGGTCGGCAAGACGATCCTGCAAGGAAGCGCGAAATGGATGCAGCGGGTCACCCTAGAATTGGGAGGCAAGGCTCCCACGATTGTCATGGACGACGCCGACTTAGCTGAGGCGGCGCGCCAGGCACTCGCCATCGGCTTCGCCAACAACGGCCAAGCCTGCATCGCAGGCACTCGCATTCTCGTGCGGCGTGACCACCTGGATGAATTCTGTAGGGCTATCCCCGATGCCGCGCGAACGGTCGTGCAAGGAGATCCCCGCGACCCTCGGACGACCCTCGGCCCCCTTGTCAATCGTCGACAGTTCGAACGCGTGCTGCGGTACATTTCGCTGGGCATCGTCGAGGGGGCTCGCCCCGTGATCGGCGGTGAGGGGCGACCGCCGGAGTTCGACCGAGGATACTTCGCGCGTCCGACCGTTTTCGCCGACGTTACCAACGACATGACGATCGCACGTGAGGAAGTTTTCGGCCCGGTGCTGTGCATCATCGCCTATGATGACGATGAAGACGCGATCCGCATTGCCAACGATACACCCTATGGCCTGCACGCCTACATCCTCGGCAACGATATCGCTCGCGCGCGCGCCATTGCCGGGCGGCTCGACGCCGGGCGCGTCGCTATCAACGGGATGGCACACGAACCGATGGCTCCTTTCGGCGGCTTCAAGCAGTCGGGGATTGGTCGGGAGTACGGCATATACGGGATCGAGGATCACCTTGAATTCAAAGCCGTCACAGGCGGCACCGTGTGA
- a CDS encoding MarR family transcriptional regulator, with protein MGLAVRQLGAQSVLASAVMAKHFQLHPTDLEVLDLIFVRKSVSAGDIIKATGLTSGSITALLDRLEKRQLIVRERDPNDGRRTCVCLNRTVSAPIEAAYLPRQRAMSALWSTYDDAALEIVIDFLTRSTALLVECTQQVGQDVAGPAPGSGSEAKPRRRRAATRD; from the coding sequence GTGGGTCTCGCCGTGCGCCAACTCGGCGCGCAGAGCGTGCTGGCCAGCGCGGTCATGGCGAAGCACTTCCAGCTCCACCCGACCGATCTGGAGGTACTGGACCTCATCTTCGTTCGCAAGTCGGTCTCGGCCGGCGACATCATCAAGGCAACGGGACTGACCTCGGGATCGATCACCGCGTTGCTTGACCGCCTCGAGAAGCGTCAGCTCATCGTTCGAGAGCGCGACCCGAACGATGGGCGTCGCACCTGCGTCTGCCTCAATCGGACGGTCTCGGCGCCGATCGAAGCGGCCTATTTGCCCCGGCAACGCGCGATGTCTGCGCTATGGTCGACTTACGATGATGCGGCCCTTGAGATTGTCATCGACTTCCTCACGCGCAGCACCGCGCTTCTGGTCGAATGCACGCAGCAGGTCGGACAGGACGTCGCCGGGCCCGCGCCGGGAAGCGGTTCGGAGGCAAAGCCGCGCAGGCGACGTGCGGCAACGCGGGATTGA
- a CDS encoding MerR family transcriptional regulator: MSPVFGTGLAVESSAMGDKVFFTISEITEELGITLRTARFYEQRGLLRPARLGKNRTYSKADRERLKEIVILRKLGFTIAEIKGSKFDLAKFKQQLAFARQQRAEIDEIIVQIQRKIDELVEAKERSEAA, from the coding sequence ATGAGTCCTGTGTTTGGCACGGGTCTTGCCGTGGAAAGTTCTGCGATGGGCGATAAAGTGTTCTTTACCATTTCAGAAATCACGGAGGAGTTGGGCATCACGCTACGTACTGCTCGCTTCTATGAACAGCGAGGCTTGCTGCGACCCGCACGGCTGGGGAAAAACCGAACCTACAGCAAAGCCGACCGTGAGCGCCTCAAAGAGATTGTTATCCTGCGGAAGCTGGGCTTTACGATCGCCGAGATAAAGGGCAGCAAATTCGACCTTGCCAAATTCAAGCAGCAACTCGCTTTTGCGCGCCAGCAACGTGCTGAAATTGATGAAATCATCGTGCAGATCCAGCGCAAGATCGATGAGCTTGTAGAAGCAAAGGAGAGATCTGAGGCTGCTTAA
- a CDS encoding 1,3-beta-glucanase has protein sequence MPIMPSRRTLLRGAAALATATGARSTLVDAQQDAPDPTVGRTLVFDESFASLDPTIWQAGPKATTHEPGFYGRSAFSRRGGEEGFDPYAIVADPLASGGHALQISARYLGRPMNVPAYYGNALPEFQWISGNLQTARRDGTILRGWRNGYFEARMRFPAHPLSFPAFWLMNSRSILFPQTSVEIDIVEHKGWERSLYGAYLHEWGQPGERHEGVGVPTDVDLTSGYFRFGGLIDGDRCVLYFERKPIRDPKTGRVLDWRIGRAGELDAQGDAFWLLITLALRSDVPFPQPLRPEDREVRLRVDYVRVYGR, from the coding sequence ATGCCCATCATGCCATCCCGCCGGACGCTTCTGCGCGGAGCCGCGGCTCTCGCGACAGCGACAGGCGCGAGGTCCACGTTGGTTGACGCACAGCAGGATGCACCGGACCCGACGGTCGGCCGCACGCTCGTCTTCGATGAATCCTTCGCCAGCCTCGATCCGACCATATGGCAGGCCGGCCCGAAGGCGACCACCCATGAGCCCGGCTTCTACGGTCGCTCGGCCTTCAGCCGGCGCGGCGGCGAGGAGGGATTTGATCCCTATGCGATCGTCGCTGATCCGCTGGCGTCCGGAGGGCACGCCCTGCAGATTTCTGCTCGGTATCTCGGGCGACCGATGAATGTGCCGGCCTATTACGGCAACGCGCTGCCGGAATTTCAGTGGATATCCGGCAATCTCCAGACGGCGCGCCGGGACGGAACGATCCTGAGAGGTTGGCGCAACGGTTACTTTGAGGCTCGGATGCGGTTTCCGGCTCATCCGCTGAGTTTCCCTGCCTTCTGGCTGATGAACAGCCGCAGCATCCTCTTCCCTCAGACCAGCGTCGAGATCGACATCGTCGAGCACAAGGGTTGGGAGCGCAGCCTCTACGGCGCCTATCTGCACGAGTGGGGCCAGCCGGGCGAGCGACACGAGGGGGTCGGCGTCCCCACGGATGTCGATCTGACCAGCGGCTATTTCCGCTTTGGCGGGCTGATCGATGGCGATCGCTGCGTACTCTATTTCGAGCGCAAGCCGATCCGCGATCCGAAGACCGGCCGCGTGCTTGACTGGCGCATCGGGCGCGCGGGTGAACTCGATGCGCAAGGAGATGCCTTCTGGCTTCTGATCACGCTCGCATTGCGATCCGACGTCCCGTTTCCGCAACCGCTCAGACCGGAGGACAGAGAGGTTCGGCTGAGGGTCGACTATGTCCGCGTCTACGGCAGATAG
- a CDS encoding glycosyltransferase family 4 protein, with translation MRILHLLNHTTQSNGHVHAAVDLACEQSKLGHAVAVASGGGDFDALLSRNGVEIFTIDHRRKAATLLRSAWALRRLVGAFSADIVHAHMMTSAVLAWPVCKLVGIPLVATVHNEFEKSAILMGLGTRVIAVSAAVGSSMRRRGIPAAKLRVILNGTIGSARLASRETTPIALASPSLLFVGGLHPRKGLADLFAAFELVHHRHPQARLHIVGDGPFAEGYRDLVAGLSCREAVRFEGSKSDPFPWMLGADIFVLPSHADPAPLVLSEAREAGCAVVATHVDGIPELLEGGEAGVLVPARDPDALAAALSGLIAAPDAINHWRDRSQHRIDRLRIARVARETLDVYDEALSQFGRKARSALPRTS, from the coding sequence ATGCGTATCCTCCACCTGCTAAATCATACGACCCAATCGAATGGCCATGTCCACGCTGCCGTCGACCTTGCCTGCGAGCAAAGCAAGCTCGGCCATGCCGTCGCGGTTGCCAGCGGCGGAGGTGATTTCGATGCGCTGCTCTCCCGCAACGGTGTCGAGATTTTCACGATCGACCATCGGCGCAAAGCGGCGACGCTGCTGAGGTCAGCCTGGGCGCTGCGGCGGCTGGTCGGAGCCTTCAGCGCCGACATCGTCCATGCCCATATGATGACGAGCGCTGTGCTGGCCTGGCCCGTCTGCAAGCTGGTGGGCATCCCGCTGGTCGCGACCGTTCACAACGAGTTCGAGAAGAGCGCGATTCTCATGGGGCTTGGCACGCGCGTTATCGCGGTCAGCGCAGCGGTCGGCTCTTCTATGCGACGGCGCGGCATTCCGGCGGCGAAACTGCGCGTCATCCTGAATGGCACAATCGGCTCGGCCCGTCTGGCGAGTCGCGAAACGACGCCGATCGCACTGGCCTCGCCGAGTCTCCTCTTCGTCGGGGGGCTTCACCCGCGCAAGGGATTGGCCGATCTCTTTGCTGCGTTCGAGCTGGTCCATCATCGACATCCGCAAGCACGCCTGCATATCGTCGGCGACGGGCCCTTTGCGGAGGGTTACCGCGACTTGGTCGCCGGACTTTCCTGCCGTGAGGCTGTGCGCTTTGAAGGCAGCAAATCCGATCCCTTTCCCTGGATGCTCGGCGCCGACATTTTTGTGCTGCCCTCCCATGCCGACCCCGCGCCACTTGTCCTGTCGGAGGCTCGGGAGGCGGGTTGCGCCGTCGTGGCGACGCATGTCGACGGCATTCCCGAATTACTCGAGGGCGGGGAGGCTGGCGTGCTGGTGCCGGCCCGCGACCCCGATGCGCTTGCCGCCGCCCTGTCCGGACTGATCGCGGCTCCGGATGCGATTAACCATTGGCGAGACCGAAGCCAACACCGGATCGATCGTCTCAGGATCGCCCGCGTCGCTCGCGAGACGCTCGATGTCTACGACGAGGCGCTCTCACAATTCGGCCGCAAGGCCAGGTCGGCGCTGCCCCGCACGAGTTGA
- a CDS encoding NAD(P)/FAD-dependent oxidoreductase, translated as MEEVIPRIDDADKAAPERYDAIVLGAGVSGLVSASVLAQQGYRRIVVVEEYAHIGGNHIDWSSGGYTFDIGSLIFQDDSPLLQHFPDLLPLYVPIRPRWARLNPQRLITAYPISLKDDILRAGPVEFARILTSAAYARLFKRRMRNAREFARHWIGARLLHRSGLDAYMTRFYGIASDQIGIQLARKRMQWIAEHASLRAMLGRLRRTKPPAPTNRQLARPREGFAALYAAAAAALSARGVRFLTGAKLDRIEKLDNHFILFHESGAMVADRIVSTIPIPRVQALCKLPVSHELETITLLALYFSFEGARGFNEEIIYNFSYGGAWKRLTMYSDFYGRAQGREYFGVEVIANHIGKSVARAEADFRAHVAANGLFSGDLRLEGSQFLDNAYPIYRNGADESAAEAVKALKAFGIESFGRQGGFNYQPTARVSTIEAEASLRRAPTVPAR; from the coding sequence ATGGAAGAGGTGATCCCGCGGATTGACGATGCCGACAAGGCGGCCCCCGAGCGCTACGACGCCATCGTTCTTGGGGCGGGCGTCTCCGGCCTGGTTTCGGCCTCGGTACTCGCCCAGCAGGGCTATAGGCGGATCGTCGTCGTCGAAGAATATGCACATATAGGGGGCAACCACATTGATTGGTCGTCAGGGGGGTACACCTTTGACATCGGTAGCCTGATCTTCCAGGACGACTCGCCGCTATTGCAGCATTTTCCGGATTTGCTGCCACTCTACGTGCCGATCCGGCCGCGCTGGGCGAGGCTGAATCCGCAACGGCTGATCACGGCCTATCCGATTTCGCTGAAGGATGACATCCTTCGCGCCGGACCGGTTGAGTTCGCTCGCATCCTGACATCGGCGGCCTATGCCCGCCTTTTCAAGCGGCGTATGCGCAACGCCCGCGAGTTCGCCCGCCATTGGATCGGGGCTCGGCTGCTGCACCGATCGGGCCTCGACGCCTACATGACCCGCTTCTACGGCATCGCCTCCGATCAGATCGGCATCCAGTTGGCGCGCAAGCGCATGCAATGGATCGCTGAGCATGCTTCGCTGCGCGCCATGCTCGGTCGCCTGCGTCGGACGAAGCCGCCGGCACCGACCAATCGCCAGTTGGCGCGCCCGCGCGAAGGCTTTGCAGCGCTATACGCTGCCGCTGCCGCGGCATTGTCTGCCCGTGGCGTCCGTTTCCTGACCGGAGCAAAGCTCGACCGGATCGAGAAGCTGGACAACCATTTCATCCTTTTTCACGAGAGCGGGGCGATGGTCGCGGACCGCATCGTCTCGACGATTCCGATCCCGCGCGTGCAGGCGCTCTGCAAACTGCCGGTCTCGCATGAACTCGAGACGATCACGCTTTTGGCGCTCTATTTCAGCTTTGAGGGCGCGCGCGGCTTCAACGAGGAGATCATCTACAATTTCTCCTATGGCGGCGCCTGGAAGCGCTTGACGATGTATTCCGACTTCTACGGCCGGGCGCAGGGGCGCGAGTATTTCGGCGTCGAGGTGATCGCCAACCATATCGGCAAGTCGGTCGCCCGGGCCGAGGCGGATTTCCGTGCCCATGTCGCGGCGAACGGGCTCTTCTCCGGCGATCTCAGGCTCGAAGGCAGTCAGTTCCTCGACAACGCCTATCCGATCTATCGCAACGGAGCCGACGAGAGTGCTGCCGAGGCAGTCAAGGCCCTGAAGGCCTTCGGGATCGAATCCTTCGGACGCCAGGGCGGCTTCAACTATCAGCCGACGGCGCGCGTCTCGACGATAGAGGCTGAAGCGTCGCTGCGGCGCGCTCCCACCGTCCCGGCACGGTAA
- a CDS encoding HAD family hydrolase, with translation MPGWPHPNEAALLEEVDLVSTDLFDTLLLRTLRSERARIVAGERMFARRLAEQGLPASDDWLVEARLEAQRLAYRALDMTGQDGEVVLRDVIRRQLAILGVPKERMEALCEARLAIELAIEKESLRPNLQLAALLRRCRAEGRRVIAISDIGLPNSILEALVTHVHGPDLLDRIYSSADIGLTKRRGGLFDAVLAAEGIDARRTLHVGDDRLADHAVPSALGLRTLFVPRPKLRRRLSRLHGGASELGRIIRRRPADAPPPAEQVRDPHAFGREVLGPIVAEFCLAIWLYAAEAGKRGDAALLFCARGGLGIRAAFERIAERLSLPLALPRENLMISRLVAARAAVMARSGAALDELGREFHGHSFADVAAALGGQRYQLLQCWDEPFAPDRFFAMLDRSAGEEILADIDRQNTLFRRHLAASSGGAGRIILSDTGLYGSTQRLLAAGLPDLSFETIQLARCNYKGLSEDHFPRVVGLAVERNRYSPFAVRSTVLRYWQLIESLFEPAIPSVRSFAENAGGEVTCNAGDITFGAVDPAIGNPLLAGALAYIDGVRGGTAIMVDAARAWPRLRQAITRPVEADLTALAIGERSVDFGRSGTVGDSGALPGGPLSRLASIRSQLWREGAIVRAFPRSRLPLLTAVEAFHALRGLSAGFHR, from the coding sequence ATGCCGGGCTGGCCACACCCGAACGAGGCGGCGCTGTTGGAGGAGGTCGATCTGGTCTCGACAGACCTGTTCGATACGTTGCTGTTGCGTACGCTCCGCTCGGAGCGCGCCCGTATCGTCGCCGGCGAGCGCATGTTCGCTCGAAGGCTGGCTGAACAGGGCCTGCCGGCTTCGGATGACTGGCTGGTCGAGGCGCGTCTGGAGGCGCAGCGCCTGGCCTATCGGGCCCTCGATATGACCGGGCAAGATGGCGAGGTCGTGCTACGAGACGTTATCCGGCGCCAGCTCGCCATTCTCGGGGTGCCCAAAGAACGGATGGAGGCGCTATGCGAGGCGCGGCTCGCGATTGAGCTCGCGATCGAAAAGGAGTCGCTGCGGCCAAACCTGCAACTCGCAGCGCTGCTACGCCGTTGCCGCGCCGAAGGCCGGCGTGTCATCGCGATCAGCGACATTGGGCTCCCAAACTCGATACTCGAAGCGTTGGTTACCCATGTCCATGGCCCCGATCTGCTCGATCGGATCTATTCCAGCGCCGATATCGGCCTGACCAAGCGGCGCGGCGGCCTCTTCGATGCAGTCCTCGCAGCAGAAGGGATCGATGCCCGCCGCACCTTACATGTCGGTGACGATCGGCTCGCTGACCACGCCGTGCCGTCGGCACTCGGCCTTCGCACACTCTTCGTTCCGCGTCCGAAGCTCCGGCGCCGACTGTCGCGCCTTCATGGCGGCGCAAGTGAACTGGGGCGCATCATCCGCAGGCGGCCGGCTGATGCGCCCCCTCCCGCGGAACAGGTCCGCGATCCCCATGCGTTCGGGCGCGAGGTACTCGGGCCGATCGTGGCCGAGTTCTGCCTGGCGATCTGGCTCTACGCCGCGGAAGCCGGCAAGCGGGGAGACGCGGCTCTGCTATTCTGTGCACGAGGGGGGCTCGGGATCCGGGCAGCGTTCGAACGCATCGCCGAACGGTTGAGCCTGCCCCTCGCGCTGCCGCGCGAAAATTTGATGATCTCGCGACTGGTCGCGGCCAGAGCGGCCGTCATGGCCCGCAGCGGAGCGGCGCTCGACGAGCTCGGGCGCGAATTCCACGGCCACAGCTTCGCCGATGTCGCAGCCGCCTTGGGCGGCCAACGCTACCAACTTCTCCAATGCTGGGACGAGCCATTCGCGCCCGATCGCTTCTTCGCCATGCTCGACAGGTCTGCGGGGGAAGAAATCCTGGCCGACATCGATCGGCAGAACACACTCTTCCGGCGCCATCTTGCCGCATCCAGCGGCGGCGCAGGGCGGATCATCCTGAGCGACACGGGACTCTACGGCAGCACGCAGCGCCTGCTCGCGGCCGGGCTGCCGGATCTGAGCTTCGAGACCATCCAGCTTGCGCGCTGCAACTATAAGGGCCTCAGCGAGGACCATTTCCCGCGCGTCGTCGGGCTCGCCGTCGAACGCAACCGCTACAGCCCCTTCGCGGTCCGCTCGACGGTGCTGCGCTACTGGCAATTGATCGAAAGCCTGTTCGAGCCGGCGATCCCGTCGGTGCGTTCCTTTGCGGAGAACGCGGGTGGCGAAGTCACCTGCAATGCCGGCGACATTACCTTTGGCGCGGTCGATCCCGCCATCGGCAACCCGCTGCTGGCCGGGGCGCTCGCCTATATCGACGGGGTCCGTGGCGGAACGGCGATTATGGTTGATGCGGCCCGTGCCTGGCCGCGGCTCAGGCAGGCCATAACCCGGCCGGTCGAGGCCGATCTTACCGCACTGGCGATCGGCGAGCGCTCGGTCGATTTCGGCCGGTCCGGCACCGTCGGAGATAGCGGCGCATTGCCCGGTGGCCCGCTATCCCGCCTGGCTTCGATCCGCAGCCAGCTCTGGCGTGAGGGCGCGATCGTGCGTGCCTTTCCGCGCTCGCGCCTGCCGCTGCTCACGGCGGTCGAGGCCTTCCACGCGCTGCGCGGGCTCTCCGCCGGCTTCCATCGCTGA
- a CDS encoding oligosaccharide flippase family protein — protein sequence MLAMKAFQGAGWLVASRFLGRFIDFFTLLIMARMLTPADFGLTALAMSCVAIVDMVLEIPVTQALVRLPHVDKAHLDTGFTLGALRGLAIALLLLAVAWPFSWINGDPQLAPVILALAFAPIARGLASPGLVLFIRELGFLRNFLLETGGKLAAFCLAIATLLLGGGYWALVVNFVAAPVFGCAISYLLAPYRPALSLSRQRDFASFVGWFTCAQLVSAVNWQFDRILLGLGGSKEVLGRYAVAADLSVMPTQSLIGPALQPIMAAFARIQGEDQRLRLAFLKAARFSMLASVPCSLGIALTSDLIVEVLLGPKWHGAGWLLSLLSLSVMATPYFQTLYSLSLALGRPEVIFRLNLYDLAIRSPAVVIGFLQAGAIGMAAARLVAAAIMAVFFLRWLRGLLAIGIAEQLLNLWKIAVAGAVMTAGVLGLRSTLAPWHLPAPAELAIAAALGALSYGATLLACGIWLAIGAGRLELSDRWWRPRIAADKVGEGS from the coding sequence ATGCTGGCGATGAAGGCGTTCCAGGGCGCCGGCTGGCTGGTCGCTTCGCGTTTCCTCGGCCGGTTCATCGATTTCTTCACGCTGCTGATCATGGCGCGGATGCTGACGCCGGCGGATTTCGGCCTGACGGCGCTCGCCATGTCCTGCGTGGCGATCGTCGACATGGTGCTTGAGATCCCGGTGACGCAGGCGCTGGTCCGACTGCCACATGTCGACAAGGCCCATCTCGACACCGGCTTCACCCTCGGTGCCCTGCGCGGTCTCGCAATTGCGCTTTTGCTGCTCGCCGTGGCTTGGCCGTTCTCCTGGATCAACGGCGACCCGCAACTCGCCCCGGTGATTCTCGCGCTCGCTTTCGCGCCGATCGCGCGCGGCCTCGCCAGTCCCGGCCTCGTCCTGTTCATCCGCGAGCTCGGCTTCCTGCGCAATTTCCTCCTGGAGACCGGCGGCAAGCTCGCTGCCTTCTGCCTCGCCATCGCGACGCTCCTGCTCGGCGGCGGCTACTGGGCTCTCGTCGTCAACTTCGTCGCCGCCCCCGTCTTCGGCTGCGCCATCTCCTATCTGCTTGCGCCCTACCGCCCGGCTCTGTCCCTCTCCCGCCAGAGGGATTTCGCCAGTTTCGTCGGCTGGTTCACCTGCGCCCAGCTCGTCTCCGCAGTGAACTGGCAATTCGATCGCATCCTGCTCGGGCTCGGCGGCAGCAAGGAGGTTCTGGGGCGATATGCGGTCGCGGCCGACCTGTCGGTGATGCCCACCCAGAGCCTGATCGGGCCGGCGCTGCAGCCGATCATGGCCGCCTTCGCCCGGATCCAGGGGGAGGACCAGCGCCTGAGGCTCGCCTTCCTGAAGGCGGCGCGCTTCAGCATGCTCGCTTCGGTGCCTTGCAGCCTGGGGATAGCCCTGACCTCGGATTTGATCGTCGAGGTCCTGCTCGGCCCGAAATGGCATGGCGCCGGCTGGCTGCTCAGTCTGCTCTCGCTCTCGGTGATGGCGACGCCCTATTTCCAGACGCTGTACTCGCTGAGCCTGGCGCTCGGCCGGCCAGAGGTGATCTTCCGACTCAATCTCTACGATCTCGCCATTCGCTCTCCCGCCGTCGTCATCGGCTTCCTGCAAGCGGGCGCCATCGGCATGGCGGCCGCTCGTCTGGTCGCGGCCGCGATCATGGCAGTCTTCTTCCTGCGCTGGCTCCGCGGCCTGCTCGCGATCGGCATCGCCGAGCAGCTCCTCAACCTCTGGAAGATCGCCGTTGCAGGGGCGGTCATGACGGCTGGCGTCCTCGGTCTGCGCAGCACCCTCGCCCCATGGCACCTGCCGGCCCCGGCCGAGCTCGCCATCGCCGCGGCCCTCGGCGCGCTGTCCTACGGTGCGACCCTGCTCGCCTGCGGCATATGGCTCGCCATCGGCGCCGGGCGTCTGGAGCTCTCCGATCGCTGGTGGCGACCGCGGATCGCCGCCGACAAGGTTGGGGAAGGCTCGTGA
- a CDS encoding acyltransferase, with product MTQRLDHLDGLRGVAAVAVVIFHLMSALTPWLVPEQQPGAHWLAYTPFAVLWNGTFAVSVFFILSGFVVTNATLRKSDPIWIDVTIRYLRLAVPATASTLAAWLLLSAFPTSATELAALTGSRWLGWTYQGTIPGPAAAIYNGMAGIFLSGGSFFNNVLWTMRPELLGSILCFAACAFARPRFRLAIAIGSAVIFIALRRYDYVCFPLGIILREAWKAGRLPSTLPILAMLLGLLIGSQSGDAARLLGLDSLPEALKPERKGGLLYPIAAMLIVYGCLRSPWLIDALSGRIGRYLGAISFPLYLTHVSFIYTIVAEAYLRTSQHGLAFAFLLPASIVLMFAMAHAAERWLERPFLGLLGQLRRWLRGLTIGRRDVRGASS from the coding sequence GTGACCCAAAGACTTGACCATCTCGACGGGCTCCGCGGCGTCGCGGCGGTCGCGGTCGTGATCTTCCACCTGATGTCGGCCCTGACGCCATGGCTCGTGCCAGAGCAACAGCCCGGCGCGCACTGGCTCGCCTATACACCCTTCGCGGTTCTCTGGAACGGAACCTTCGCGGTCTCGGTGTTCTTCATCCTGAGCGGCTTCGTCGTGACCAATGCGACGCTGCGCAAATCCGACCCGATCTGGATCGACGTCACCATCCGCTATCTGCGGCTCGCAGTCCCGGCAACGGCCAGCACCCTCGCGGCCTGGCTTTTGCTGAGCGCTTTCCCGACCTCCGCGACGGAGCTCGCCGCGCTCACCGGCAGCCGCTGGCTCGGCTGGACCTACCAGGGGACGATCCCCGGCCCCGCGGCCGCGATCTACAACGGCATGGCCGGGATTTTCCTGAGCGGCGGCTCGTTCTTCAACAACGTCCTGTGGACGATGCGGCCCGAGCTGCTCGGCTCGATCCTGTGCTTCGCGGCCTGCGCTTTCGCGAGGCCCCGGTTCCGGCTCGCAATCGCGATCGGCAGCGCCGTGATCTTCATCGCGCTGCGACGCTACGACTATGTCTGTTTCCCGCTCGGCATCATCCTGCGCGAGGCCTGGAAGGCGGGGCGACTACCCTCGACCCTACCGATACTCGCGATGCTGCTCGGTCTCCTCATCGGCTCGCAGAGCGGTGATGCGGCACGTCTGTTAGGCCTGGACTCGCTGCCGGAAGCCTTGAAGCCTGAAAGGAAGGGCGGGCTCCTCTACCCGATCGCCGCGATGCTGATCGTCTACGGCTGCCTTCGCTCGCCTTGGCTGATCGACGCTCTCTCGGGCCGGATCGGCCGATATCTCGGCGCGATCTCCTTCCCGCTCTATCTGACCCACGTGTCATTCATCTATACGATCGTGGCCGAGGCATATCTGCGTACGAGCCAGCATGGCCTAGCGTTTGCCTTCCTCCTGCCAGCAAGCATCGTCCTGATGTTCGCCATGGCGCACGCCGCCGAACGCTGGCTCGAGCGACCGTTCCTTGGCCTGCTCGGTCAATTGCGCAGATGGTTGAGGGGGCTCACGATCGGGCGCCGCGACGTGCGCGGCGCTTCCAGCTGA